In the genome of bacterium, one region contains:
- a CDS encoding NAD(P)/FAD-dependent oxidoreductase, which produces MAKGQNSIVVVGAGFGGLRAVRVLARADARVILLDQNNYHLFQPLLYQVATSALEPEQVAKPIRSIVGRQKNLQFLMARVRSLDLASRKLTTTAGSISYDYLILALGAQTWFPEIPGLKSHALPLKTLMDAIRIRNHVLRCFEKASTTEDLVARKALLTLAVAGAGPTGVEMAGALSELVRVVQRRDYPSMNPEDFRVMLVEASDCVLGGFPPALRQAAVRILKKKGVEIRLSTSVEQFDGEFLKLSGSESMACNTLIWAAGVRGRSLLQELGVKTSPQGRLLVEATLQVPGYPEVYAIGDGVHLESGGKCLPMMAPVAIQMGEMAAMNIMRQLGGQEPLPFRYRDPGLLATIGKNAAVAKIHGLELKGFPAWVVWLLVHLLSIVGFRNRIMVLINWAWDYLFYDRQDRIIVTSQDG; this is translated from the coding sequence ATGGCAAAGGGGCAGAATTCCATTGTAGTTGTGGGTGCTGGATTCGGGGGGCTCAGGGCTGTAAGAGTACTGGCCCGTGCGGATGCAAGGGTAATTCTCCTGGATCAGAACAATTACCACCTCTTTCAACCTCTCCTTTACCAAGTGGCCACCTCAGCCCTGGAGCCAGAGCAGGTGGCCAAACCCATAAGATCCATCGTAGGCAGGCAGAAGAACCTGCAATTCCTCATGGCCAGAGTGAGGTCCTTGGACCTGGCATCTAGGAAACTCACTACCACAGCAGGATCTATAAGCTACGATTACCTGATACTGGCCCTGGGTGCCCAGACCTGGTTTCCAGAGATTCCAGGCTTAAAATCTCATGCCTTGCCTCTAAAAACCCTTATGGATGCCATCCGCATTCGCAATCACGTGCTGCGCTGCTTTGAAAAAGCCAGCACTACTGAGGACCTGGTTGCCCGCAAAGCTCTTCTCACACTGGCGGTGGCAGGTGCTGGTCCTACTGGAGTGGAGATGGCAGGAGCTCTCTCGGAGCTGGTCAGGGTAGTTCAGAGAAGAGATTATCCCAGCATGAATCCTGAGGATTTCAGGGTGATGCTAGTCGAGGCCTCGGACTGCGTGCTTGGAGGCTTTCCCCCTGCTCTCAGACAGGCTGCAGTAAGAATACTTAAGAAGAAGGGAGTCGAGATCAGACTATCCACCTCTGTGGAACAATTTGACGGAGAATTCCTGAAACTATCTGGCTCGGAGTCAATGGCCTGCAACACTCTGATATGGGCAGCCGGGGTAAGAGGCAGAAGTCTCCTCCAGGAATTGGGGGTCAAGACTTCCCCTCAAGGAAGACTCCTGGTTGAGGCAACCTTACAAGTCCCGGGCTACCCCGAGGTATATGCCATTGGAGATGGAGTGCATCTGGAGTCAGGCGGCAAGTGTTTGCCCATGATGGCTCCAGTGGCCATACAGATGGGGGAAATGGCCGCAATGAACATCATGAGGCAGCTCGGAGGCCAAGAACCCCTACCCTTCCGATACCGGGACCCTGGGCTCCTGGCCACCATAGGAAAGAATGCAGCAGTGGCCAAAATACACGGCCTTGAATTAAAGGGCTTCCCGGCCTGGGTGGTTTGGCTGCTGGTGCATCTGCTGAGCATAGTGGGTTTCAGAAACCGCATCATGGTTCTCATCAACTGGGCCTGGGATTACCTCTTCTATGATCGACAAGACAGGATCATAGTGACATCCCAAGATGGCTGA
- a CDS encoding TIGR04283 family arsenosugar biosynthesis glycosyltransferase: MPLISVIVPSLNEGENILQTLRSAEGKKGVELIVADGGSTDSTVLLAGSSGARVTVSPPGRARQMNAGAATAKGDILLFLHADTILPRGFQDGVLHALSKAGVAAGAFSLRFLGERGFLLRCVECTANWRSRWLQMPFGDQAIFLKRQSFEDIGGFPDIPLMEDLEMVRKLRQKGRIVILPSFVRTSPRRYQRDGTLKRILINKFVFFGYFFGASPEKISRWYYDMLPTENRRGKAGAGPSPSEL, from the coding sequence GTGCCTTTGATTTCAGTGATTGTGCCCAGTTTGAACGAGGGGGAAAACATACTCCAGACCCTCAGATCTGCTGAGGGGAAAAAGGGTGTTGAATTGATTGTGGCCGATGGTGGCAGCACTGACAGTACGGTTTTGCTGGCTGGCTCCAGCGGGGCAAGGGTGACAGTATCTCCCCCAGGCAGGGCCAGGCAGATGAACGCAGGGGCTGCAACGGCCAAAGGTGATATTCTGCTTTTTCTTCACGCAGACACCATCTTGCCTCGGGGCTTCCAGGACGGGGTGCTCCATGCTCTTTCCAAAGCCGGTGTGGCAGCAGGGGCCTTCAGTCTGCGCTTCCTGGGCGAAAGGGGATTTCTTCTTAGGTGTGTGGAATGCACTGCCAACTGGCGCTCCCGCTGGCTTCAGATGCCCTTTGGAGACCAGGCTATTTTCTTGAAAAGGCAGAGCTTTGAAGATATTGGCGGATTTCCCGATATACCTCTCATGGAAGACCTGGAGATGGTGAGAAAGCTGAGACAAAAAGGCCGCATAGTTATTCTTCCCTCCTTTGTGAGAACTTCTCCCAGGCGCTACCAAAGGGACGGAACTCTCAAGCGGATCCTCATCAACAAGTTTGTATTTTTTGGATACTTTTTCGGGGCAAGCCCTGAGAAGATATCCCGTTGGTATTATGACATGCTTCCCACTGAGAACCGCCGTGGCAAAGCTGGTGCTGGCCCAAGTCCCTCAGAGCTGTAA
- a CDS encoding TIGR04282 family arsenosugar biosynthesis glycosyltransferase: protein MEKAIVVFTRYPEPGRVKTRLIPQLGPQGAALLQRRLTEHVVGCAREAAHAWNSFVQVHFHGGSQEAMRKWLGEGITYHKQKGRDLGERMRRAFNEAFQSGACSVVLVGSDVPGLTPFILREALDALEIYQVVLGPAMDGGYYLIGLKAGAPDLFSGIPWGSGNVFSRTIEKIERFGPRILEKLQDVDTPEDLPAATLFLK, encoded by the coding sequence TTGGAAAAGGCAATAGTGGTTTTCACAAGATATCCTGAGCCTGGCAGAGTCAAGACTCGACTGATTCCCCAACTGGGCCCCCAAGGGGCAGCCTTGCTGCAAAGAAGACTTACCGAACATGTTGTTGGCTGTGCAAGAGAAGCGGCCCATGCCTGGAACTCATTCGTCCAAGTACATTTCCATGGTGGCTCTCAAGAAGCAATGCGAAAATGGCTGGGTGAGGGGATCACATACCACAAGCAAAAGGGCCGGGACCTGGGAGAAAGAATGAGGAGGGCCTTCAATGAGGCTTTTCAGAGTGGAGCCTGCTCAGTGGTACTGGTGGGAAGCGATGTGCCGGGCCTTACCCCATTTATTCTGCGGGAAGCCTTGGATGCCCTTGAGATTTACCAGGTGGTACTGGGACCGGCCATGGACGGAGGATATTACCTCATAGGCCTCAAAGCAGGAGCCCCTGATCTCTTTTCAGGTATCCCTTGGGGCTCCGGGAATGTGTTTTCAAGAACCATTGAAAAGATAGAAAGATTTGGGCCCAGAATTCTGGAGAAATTGCAGGATGTTGACACGCCGGAAGATCTTCCCGCGGCAACACTGTTTCTGAAATGA
- the arsS gene encoding arsenosugar biosynthesis radical SAM (seleno)protein ArsS (Some members of this family are selenoproteins.) — MESSWAVYGCTAEPAKAESGVEPFRKKLARLGKTLLRATGTTLQVNLGPMCNQLCRHCHLDAGPHRTETMDLETMEELLRFARTCAPQVVDITGGAPELNPHLSYLVESLSPWVPRLMIRTNLTALAEAGTEELLELFRKKRVVLVASFPSPNPAQLEAQRGIGVMGKSLEMLRVLNMAGYGIPGSELELDLVSNPAGAFLPPAQQKAQERFRKELQRRWGIHFNRLYTFANVPLGRFRMWLISTGNFQGYMQRLQSAFNPLTLEGLMCRSLVSISWEGYLFDCDFNLCVALPMGGMKRHISEMEGFPEPGSPIVVGDHCYACTAGSGFT; from the coding sequence ATGGAGTCCTCTTGGGCAGTCTATGGCTGTACTGCAGAGCCCGCCAAGGCAGAATCCGGTGTAGAGCCTTTCAGAAAAAAGCTGGCCAGGCTGGGCAAGACTCTTTTGAGGGCCACAGGCACCACCTTGCAGGTGAATCTTGGTCCCATGTGCAACCAGCTATGTCGCCACTGCCACCTAGATGCTGGCCCTCACAGGACCGAGACCATGGACCTAGAGACCATGGAAGAGCTCTTGCGATTTGCCCGTACATGTGCTCCCCAAGTCGTGGACATCACAGGAGGGGCTCCTGAACTTAACCCGCATCTCTCTTATCTGGTTGAATCTCTGAGCCCTTGGGTGCCCAGGCTCATGATTAGAACAAACCTGACGGCTTTGGCTGAGGCCGGGACGGAAGAACTCCTGGAGCTTTTTCGCAAAAAGAGAGTGGTTCTGGTAGCCTCTTTCCCCTCCCCTAACCCTGCGCAGCTGGAGGCTCAGCGCGGGATCGGTGTTATGGGAAAGAGCCTAGAGATGCTCCGTGTCTTGAACATGGCGGGGTACGGCATTCCGGGCTCAGAGCTTGAGTTGGATCTGGTATCAAACCCTGCTGGGGCTTTCCTGCCGCCGGCTCAGCAAAAGGCTCAGGAAAGATTCAGGAAGGAGCTCCAGCGAAGGTGGGGAATTCATTTTAACAGGCTTTACACCTTTGCCAATGTGCCCCTGGGCCGCTTTAGAATGTGGTTGATAAGCACCGGGAATTTCCAAGGGTACATGCAAAGGCTCCAGTCAGCCTTTAATCCTCTCACCCTGGAAGGTCTAATGTGTAGATCCCTGGTGTCCATCTCTTGGGAAGGATACCTTTTTGATTGCGACTTCAATCTTTGCGTGGCTCTTCCCATGGGAGGGATGAAGCGTCACATATCGGAGATGGAGGGGTTCCCCGAGCCTGGAAGCCCTATTGTAGTGGGAGACCATTGCTATGCCTGCACCGCAGGCTCAGGCTTCACATGA
- a CDS encoding arsenosugar biosynthesis-associated peroxidase-like protein, with the protein MADYYSPEDLNRFQEIGGEASELARKFFDYYGAVFSEGALSEREKALIALAVAHAVQCPYCIDAYTRACLEKGSNLEEMTEAVHVACAIRGGASLIHGIQMRRIAAKLSM; encoded by the coding sequence ATGGCTGACTATTATTCGCCTGAGGACCTAAACAGGTTTCAAGAAATCGGCGGAGAGGCATCTGAACTGGCAAGGAAGTTCTTCGATTACTACGGGGCGGTGTTCTCTGAGGGGGCCTTGAGCGAACGGGAGAAGGCCCTGATCGCTCTGGCCGTGGCCCACGCAGTACAGTGTCCTTACTGCATTGATGCGTACACCAGGGCCTGTCTGGAAAAAGGCTCAAATCTGGAGGAAATGACCGAGGCTGTCCATGTGGCCTGCGCCATCAGAGGAGGAGCTTCCCTGATCCATGGGATACAGATGCGCAGAATCGCGGCCAAACTCTCCATGTGA
- a CDS encoding lipid-binding SYLF domain-containing protein — protein MERAKLTFERFMAAGEMGSFRALLKKAQGVLIAPQVLKGAFIFGASGGSGVFLAKDQEGKWCGPTFHTLGEGSFGLQIGGEASEVVLLVMTQRGVTALLSDSVKLGVDIGVAIGPVGGGADASTANLSADIITFSKSKGLYGGISLEGAVVVTRGDWNSAYYGRSVKPTDILVKRSVSSSHAQALIQTVARASGRK, from the coding sequence GTGGAAAGGGCCAAGTTGACCTTCGAGAGGTTCATGGCTGCTGGAGAAATGGGTTCATTCAGGGCTCTCCTGAAAAAAGCCCAGGGAGTTCTCATAGCTCCGCAGGTGCTCAAAGGAGCTTTCATATTCGGCGCCTCTGGTGGCAGCGGTGTTTTCCTGGCCAAGGACCAGGAGGGTAAATGGTGTGGGCCTACATTTCATACCCTGGGGGAGGGAAGCTTTGGGCTCCAGATTGGGGGGGAGGCCTCGGAGGTGGTTCTACTGGTCATGACCCAAAGAGGGGTCACTGCTCTTCTTTCAGACAGTGTGAAACTGGGAGTGGATATTGGAGTGGCAATAGGCCCCGTGGGAGGTGGAGCAGACGCTTCTACTGCCAATCTCAGCGCCGATATCATAACCTTTTCCAAGTCCAAGGGGCTTTATGGAGGCATTTCCCTGGAAGGTGCGGTGGTGGTCACAAGAGGAGACTGGAACAGCGCCTATTATGGTCGCTCCGTCAAGCCCACCGACATCTTGGTGAAAAGATCTGTGTCCAGTTCCCATGCCCAAGCCCTAATACAGACCGTGGCCAGGGCCTCGGGCAGGAAATAA
- a CDS encoding nitroreductase family protein, with product MKEFQELGSRKLQQDIIQIITERYSCRRYTGEPLREKERLSLGEFLSAKARGPLGSPTRLVLLAQAQEDQGVLKGLGTYGFIRGATAFMAGSVGSSPNDMEDYGYVMEEAVLYATGLGLGTCWLGGTFTKSSFARKVGLRAGESMPAVVALGYKHKEDPIRGQLRRRVGATQRFPAEKLFFQESFEKPLRLHPEEPLGKVLECVRWAPSASNKQPWRIVRIGRDFLFYLQRSKGYGKGSLLFRLLGLADLQRVDMGIAMCHFELAWVQLGLKGKWVKEKAQLLPSQGSLQYIITWRPDTG from the coding sequence TTGAAAGAATTCCAGGAGCTGGGGAGTCGGAAATTGCAACAAGATATCATCCAGATCATAACTGAGCGGTATTCCTGTAGAAGGTACACGGGTGAGCCTCTTCGGGAAAAGGAGCGCCTGAGTCTTGGAGAATTTCTGAGCGCCAAGGCACGCGGTCCCTTGGGCAGCCCTACTCGCCTTGTTTTGTTGGCCCAAGCACAAGAGGATCAGGGAGTTCTCAAGGGTCTGGGAACCTACGGGTTCATAAGGGGTGCCACAGCCTTCATGGCAGGAAGCGTGGGGAGTTCTCCCAACGACATGGAGGATTACGGCTATGTCATGGAAGAAGCAGTTCTTTACGCCACCGGCTTGGGCCTTGGGACCTGCTGGTTGGGCGGGACTTTCACCAAGAGCAGTTTTGCCAGGAAGGTGGGACTCAGGGCTGGCGAGAGCATGCCTGCGGTGGTAGCCTTGGGTTACAAGCACAAGGAGGATCCCATACGGGGGCAGCTTCGTCGAAGAGTTGGGGCAACACAGCGTTTCCCGGCAGAAAAGCTCTTTTTTCAAGAAAGTTTTGAGAAGCCCCTGAGGCTCCATCCAGAAGAGCCGCTGGGAAAAGTATTAGAGTGTGTGAGGTGGGCTCCTTCTGCATCCAACAAGCAGCCCTGGCGGATAGTGAGAATCGGGCGGGATTTTCTTTTTTATCTTCAAAGAAGCAAGGGGTACGGAAAGGGAAGTCTCCTTTTCAGGCTCCTGGGACTTGCGGACCTCCAGAGGGTGGACATGGGTATTGCCATGTGCCACTTCGAGCTGGCTTGGGTGCAGCTGGGACTCAAAGGAAAATGGGTAAAGGAAAAAGCACAGTTGTTGCCATCTCAAGGTAGTTTGCAATACATAATCACTTGGAGGCCCGATACAGGATAG
- the gnd gene encoding decarboxylating 6-phosphogluconate dehydrogenase: protein MDLGMVGLGRMGMNMAKRLLRGGHGVVAYNRSPEKTREIVAEGALGAYSLGELVEKLPLPRLVWLMLPAGETVDQHIMELGELLSPGDILVEGGNSFYRDDLRRAQILSPKGIEYLDAGVSGGIWGLERGYCIMMGGKKEVYQKLIPILETLAAENGYLYCGPTGAGHFVKMVHNGIEYGMMQAYAEGFALLESSPYKDCLDHAQVAALWNQGSVVRSWLLELLESAFRGDPRLSGIRGYVEDSGEGRWTVQEAVELGVPAPVIAASLFQRFRSRQQDSFADKILAALRREFGGHAVRPAAQKG from the coding sequence ATGGACCTGGGCATGGTGGGTTTGGGAAGGATGGGGATGAATATGGCCAAAAGACTTCTTCGGGGAGGTCATGGAGTTGTTGCTTACAATCGCAGCCCCGAGAAGACAAGAGAGATCGTTGCTGAAGGTGCGCTTGGGGCATACTCCCTTGGGGAGTTGGTGGAGAAACTACCTTTGCCCCGGCTCGTCTGGCTGATGCTGCCTGCTGGCGAGACAGTGGACCAGCACATAATGGAGCTGGGGGAGCTCCTTTCTCCCGGAGACATCCTGGTGGAAGGGGGTAACAGCTTCTACAGGGACGATCTTCGCCGTGCCCAGATTTTATCGCCCAAGGGGATAGAGTACTTGGATGCCGGGGTAAGCGGAGGCATCTGGGGGTTGGAAAGGGGTTACTGCATAATGATGGGAGGGAAAAAAGAAGTCTACCAAAAGCTCATCCCCATCCTGGAGACTCTCGCCGCGGAAAATGGCTATCTTTACTGCGGCCCTACAGGAGCCGGGCATTTTGTCAAGATGGTACACAATGGAATCGAGTACGGCATGATGCAGGCCTATGCAGAGGGCTTTGCCCTGCTGGAGTCCTCTCCATACAAAGATTGCCTGGATCATGCGCAGGTTGCGGCTCTATGGAACCAAGGCAGTGTGGTGCGCTCATGGCTGCTAGAACTACTGGAGTCCGCATTTCGAGGGGATCCCAGGCTCTCAGGAATACGTGGCTATGTGGAGGACTCCGGGGAGGGCCGCTGGACGGTTCAGGAAGCAGTGGAACTAGGTGTGCCTGCTCCTGTCATAGCGGCGTCCCTCTTCCAGAGATTCCGCTCCAGGCAGCAAGACTCCTTTGCTGACAAGATCCTGGCCGCCCTTAGGCGGGAGTTTGGAGGACATGCTGTGAGGCCAGCAGCCCAGAAGGGCTAA
- a CDS encoding DUF547 domain-containing protein: MGALRLLIISFILMRNSTMLFSASAAPKAELWHRWQAADPWGTTRVDHGPWQAFLKNYLVTDDPSGVNKIRYSYVTPQDKTLLEHYLKELQAVRVSELKREEQKPYWINLYNALIVKVVLDHYPVESIQDINISPGLLSRGPWGAKLLKIQGEGVSLNDIEHRILRPIWKDNRVHYALNCASLSCPNLQPEAYTAENMEELLERGVRDYVNHPRGVRFEKAGLVLSSIYDWYGVDFGGRTGIIQHLLRYVGGALAKELAGFQGKIRYEYDWRLNDWP, from the coding sequence ATGGGAGCGCTAAGGCTTCTAATTATCAGTTTCATCTTGATGAGAAACTCTACGATGCTATTTTCCGCATCTGCTGCTCCCAAGGCAGAGCTTTGGCACAGGTGGCAAGCAGCCGATCCATGGGGCACCACCCGGGTTGATCACGGCCCTTGGCAGGCGTTCCTCAAAAATTACCTGGTGACCGACGACCCTTCCGGAGTAAATAAGATCAGGTATTCCTATGTCACCCCTCAAGACAAGACCCTCTTAGAACATTATTTGAAAGAGCTCCAGGCAGTTCGGGTCTCAGAGCTTAAGCGCGAGGAGCAGAAGCCTTACTGGATCAACCTGTACAATGCCCTGATAGTGAAGGTGGTGCTGGATCATTACCCGGTGGAAAGCATACAGGATATCAATATCTCTCCAGGCCTCTTAAGTAGGGGGCCTTGGGGAGCCAAGCTTCTCAAGATCCAGGGCGAGGGAGTCTCTCTAAACGACATAGAGCACCGGATATTGAGACCAATTTGGAAGGACAATCGAGTGCATTATGCCCTCAACTGCGCAAGCCTAAGCTGTCCCAACCTGCAACCCGAGGCCTATACCGCTGAAAATATGGAAGAACTCCTGGAAAGAGGTGTCAGAGACTACGTGAACCACCCAAGAGGAGTCCGTTTTGAAAAGGCAGGCCTGGTGCTCTCATCCATCTACGACTGGTATGGAGTTGATTTCGGCGGTAGGACAGGGATCATCCAACACCTGCTCAGATATGTCGGGGGGGCCTTGGCAAAGGAGCTGGCCGGTTTTCAGGGAAAGATCAGATATGAATATGACTGGAGGCTTAACGACTGGCCATAG
- a CDS encoding TVP38/TMEM64 family protein, producing MRNVRLNKKLAFRLGVAAGILGGLVFFRLLNLGDYLSLDYIRASEERFRILYEENRILVIAAYMFVYVISTSLSLPGATVLTLAGGALFGFWAGVLIVSFASTLGATLACIVSRFLLRDWVQGKFGDRLRAVNEGLAREGAFYLFTMRLIALFPFWVINMVMGVTKIPLWTFYWVSQVGMLPGTALYVNAGKELAKIDSVSGILSPSLIISFAILGLFPLGVKKLISIYRARAPRPL from the coding sequence ATGAGAAATGTCAGGCTCAACAAGAAGCTTGCCTTCAGGTTAGGAGTTGCTGCGGGGATTCTAGGCGGCCTGGTGTTCTTCAGGTTATTGAATCTGGGCGATTACCTGAGTCTGGATTACATAAGGGCTTCAGAGGAGAGGTTCAGGATCCTCTATGAGGAGAACCGGATCCTGGTCATAGCTGCCTATATGTTCGTATATGTGATTTCCACCTCTTTATCTCTTCCCGGGGCCACGGTTCTTACCCTTGCAGGGGGAGCCCTTTTCGGTTTCTGGGCTGGTGTGTTGATAGTGTCTTTTGCCAGCACATTGGGGGCCACACTGGCCTGTATTGTGTCAAGGTTTCTCCTTAGGGACTGGGTTCAGGGAAAGTTTGGGGATCGTTTGAGGGCAGTAAACGAGGGCCTAGCCAGGGAAGGTGCTTTTTATCTTTTTACCATGCGTCTTATTGCCCTTTTTCCTTTCTGGGTCATCAATATGGTCATGGGAGTCACCAAGATTCCTCTTTGGACCTTCTATTGGGTATCTCAGGTAGGGATGCTTCCGGGCACAGCATTATATGTAAATGCAGGCAAAGAATTGGCCAAGATAGATTCTGTCTCGGGCATTCTATCACCCAGTCTCATCATTTCCTTTGCAATCCTTGGACTTTTCCCTTTGGGGGTCAAAAAACTGATAAGCATTTACAGAGCCAGGGCCCCCAGGCCTTTATAG
- a CDS encoding DUF547 domain-containing protein, which yields MSLALADLKAQFMDTETGEILYGKMKDSEAFLRYEGLTRGLALFPLESLRDRAQRLAFWINVYNAAVIHGVVSLGVKRSVREVRLFFKRVAYRIGGYVFSLHEMEHGILRGNSRAPYGILRPFRKRDPRIAFCVEPLDPRIHFAMVCGARSCPPVGFYEAQRVDFQLDLATASFINGPGVKFLPESGVLELSQIFRWYKWDFGGMSGIMDLLLKYLDPGQAREAIARHRTSLPVRFQHYDWDLN from the coding sequence TTGAGCCTGGCTCTGGCGGATCTCAAAGCCCAGTTCATGGATACAGAAACCGGAGAAATCCTTTACGGAAAAATGAAAGATTCAGAAGCCTTCCTCAGATATGAAGGGCTCACAAGGGGGCTTGCTCTTTTTCCTTTGGAGTCTCTAAGGGATAGAGCTCAGCGCCTGGCCTTTTGGATAAATGTTTACAACGCCGCGGTGATCCATGGAGTGGTGAGCTTGGGGGTTAAACGCTCGGTCAGGGAAGTTCGCCTCTTCTTTAAACGGGTGGCATATCGGATAGGAGGTTACGTTTTTTCCCTTCATGAGATGGAGCACGGTATTTTGAGGGGCAACAGCAGAGCGCCTTATGGGATTCTAAGACCATTTCGGAAAAGGGATCCAAGAATCGCTTTCTGTGTGGAACCCTTGGATCCCAGGATTCACTTCGCCATGGTGTGCGGTGCCAGGTCCTGTCCTCCCGTGGGTTTTTATGAGGCTCAACGAGTAGATTTCCAGCTGGATCTTGCGACAGCAAGCTTCATAAACGGACCAGGGGTAAAGTTCTTGCCCGAATCAGGAGTCCTGGAGCTCTCCCAGATCTTCCGGTGGTACAAGTGGGATTTTGGTGGCATGTCTGGCATAATGGATCTGCTTCTCAAGTACCTGGACCCTGGACAAGCCCGAGAGGCCATAGCAAGGCACAGAACCAGCCTGCCTGTAAGGTTTCAGCACTATGATTGGGATCTGAACTAG
- a CDS encoding GYD domain-containing protein encodes MATYIILSRFSPDAFRDPKELLNMAQRVSRAIKEQCPDVKWKHSYVPFGRFDVVDIVESDRPEQIERAAMLIRAYGNSTTETMMATPWKQFLENLSR; translated from the coding sequence ATGGCCACTTACATAATACTCAGCAGGTTTTCCCCGGACGCTTTTAGGGATCCCAAGGAGTTGCTAAACATGGCCCAGAGAGTCTCCAGGGCCATCAAAGAGCAGTGCCCGGATGTGAAATGGAAGCACAGCTATGTGCCTTTTGGCCGTTTCGATGTGGTGGACATAGTGGAGTCCGACCGCCCTGAACAGATAGAGCGAGCAGCCATGCTAATACGAGCTTACGGCAATTCCACCACAGAGACCATGATGGCAACTCCTTGGAAACAGTTCCTGGAGAACCTCTCCAGGTAA